In Podospora pseudocomata strain CBS 415.72m chromosome 4, whole genome shotgun sequence, the genomic stretch ACCAGTTCACCCTAGACGTTCATCCATTGAGTATATCCGCGTCCCTGAATACCCGGTGGAACAACGAAAAACCGAGTTCATTgttgagaagaggagagatGCCGCTTCAAgtgccgaggaggctgagtGGGACTACAAGAGGGTGCCCAGGCGAAAAAGGACTCGGGATGAGAGGGATGATGGGAACCTGGATGAGGAAGACTTGGTTCTTATGGGGATGTGGGAGACTGATGCTGGATTTGAGTCCGGGCCGACGAGGAATCCGGTTGCTAGAGGTCCTTACTCCTTCGTGCCACCAAGTGCTTCCAAAGATCCCCTGGGAGATGTGGGCAAATTGTCAGACGACGACTCTCTGGATACAACAGAGCAGGATATTGAAGCCGCTGAACGTTTAACTGGGACTGCGTATCAAGTGCTCGAGTCGGGCTACACAGGTGACGGAATGATAGGTGGACAGCATGGTGCGCAGTTGGTGATAACTCCAGGGGAACGTGTACAGCACCAGCCTGTCTTTCGGTGGATTCACTTTAGCCATAAGTCCATGGACTTTGACAACTTTGCAGTGCGTCACACCATTCAtatctttcttcttctttcgcTGGCTAATGTTGGCTTGTTGCCATTCCACTTAGACCCAGACAACACGCTTGCTTGGCCTGACCAAAAGCGAACGGCAAGGTGTCGCCGATCTAATCGCACGGGTCAAGCGTCAAGGCATCAAGCAAATACAAACCTCGAACGGCTCCTACGTGCGACATATGGAGCCAAAGTTCCTCCAAATGCCTGTTCCTTTTGACCCCAGTCTCAAGGAGCAGAGCTTTGCCAACCGGACCGTCACATGGATCTGCCTGCCGTACTTTTCTCTAGAGAAGTATTCCGGCCTTCTCGCCGCCGAAAACGCCAGCAGCTTTCCCGTTCAAACGCTGCTCCAGGCTCAGTTTTCGAGAGCCACTAAGGACCGTGATATGCAACAGGCTGCGCGTCAGCTCAAAGGAGCGCCTGCTGAGCTATGCTTCCATATAGCACAACTCTGGTGTATCGTGGTAGACAATTGTAGGTCATATACTTTGTCACGCAGCAGTTAAGAATCTGATTAACAGGTTTTATCTAGCTCTTCTCCTGACATGTGGTCGGATGCCGTTTGACGCCCTCTGCGGCAACAACATACACAGGGTCACAAAGACAGCCCAGGAGATATCAACGCTGAAGCCCGCCGCCAGAGTCTTCATTCGTTATCAGAACAATATTGTCTGGGCACTACCGATTGAAGAGTGTGGAAGCTGGTTTGTACGTCATTGGTACCCCATGAGACAAACATGACTGAGCCCCTGAATGCTAATTGCAATACATCTACTGCAGTCCTTTATGGCACACTTCCTCGAGTTTTGGCCTCGCACTCTCAATTTCTTCTATTACAAAAGACCCGTCAAACCTGATGAGTGGCCGTGGATCACCAAGCTGGCTTCCCGTTCTCGTGCTGGAATCTTGCTCGAAATGCAGATTGGGTATGTTGCACCCTCTTGGACACAGGTTGTAGGAAGGCCACTAACAGTACGAAGACACAAGCCGGCGCTGCCATCTCCTATGGGCCTCTCGTCTCTCAAACGGGAGGAGCGTGATGACGAAGTACAATTTTCGGCCTCGAAGCAGCCTGATGACTCGAGTCAGAGAAAGACAGTTCGGATCACCATTCCACGGGAGGGCAAGGAAACTGCAGAGTCAAAGTCGAACTCTGCCTTTGCCGTTTTCACCTGTCTGGACGGTGTATCAAACTCAGGTATAGGCGGGATCAACTATGACGTCTTCGAGGACTACTTTGTACAGGTCGACCAGTACTTGCTCAACAAAACCGCACGCCAGGATCAAAAAGCCTACAGCGAGTTGCGGCAGTCGAAACGCCGCGATGTGTACAAGCttcttgaggaggaaggagggaaagggaaagaagaatCACCGCCCTCGGAACGTGAGAAAAAGATATACGAGAGTCGAGTGAGCTTCTTTAACAAGGCCGACATCGTCTTCAAATTTTTTTTTCCGTCCGAGTTGGAGGTTCCGACTGTTGATAGGTTCTGGGGTATTGTTTTGAGTCTAATAGAGGTATGTACCAAATCTCCAACGGACACGAAAAGCAGCATGCTGGGCTAACACATCTAGCACCCAACGTTGGAGCCTGAGGATCCTGTTGAACCTCGCTCCAAAGAGATAAGCAAAGCAAAACGGTCCTTGCAAATGGAGAAGCTTGCCCGCCAGCGAAACGAAGTCACCAAGACTCTCGACCGACAAATCgctgccctctcctccttcaacgccACATTCAGCGCCGCCTCCCCAAAAGACCTCGAACAAGTCCACACCCCGTGGCTCCTCGTCGACGCCTGgatccacatcctcctcggcctcgctatctcccccaaaaacaccacccgctccgaattcctcctcgactccggcctctcctccctccgccaAGGAACCGACACCATGATCCAATCAGTCGCCAGCTCGTTCGAACGAACCCTTTTCGATAGATCAGTCATCCTCCCAACggacctcttctccctcataAGCATGCAGCTCCTCAAAGACATCACCCCCGCCCTTCCCGACATCAGCGAGACCTACTCCTCCTACCTCGACACCATCGAatccgacatcaccaccaaaccctccacccgCACCCACGAGTACAAACTGGGGAGGCTCAAACAAGAAGTGTCCATCATCCAATGGACCGTCGCGTGGCAGAGGTCAATCTTTGACGCAATGTCGCAGAGTTCAACGCGGAACTGGAGGATGCAACCACGCCCCCCCCATGCGAGTCACAGGGGGATGTACACCTACACGCAACTCCCCTCCCCAGACATAACCGTCAGTACCCACGGATACAGACAACTACTCATCGATGAGATAATCAACTTTACCGACCGCCGCGACAAGGAGTTTAGTGAACTGCGGAGTCATGCTTCGCATTTGGAGGAGTTTAATAGGAATAAGCTGGATACCACCCGTGACAGGCAGGAGAGGGCGATTTACGCGTTTACGATTGTGACGATTGTTTTTCTGCCGTTGAGCTCGATTGCGAGCATTTTTGGGATGAATTCGGCTGACGTGAGGGATATGGAGCTTGGGCAGTGGGCTTATTGGGTTACTGCGGTGCCGGTGACGGTCGGGgttgttttggtggggttgtggtggacgggggagatgggggggtttgttAGGACGGGGAtggagtgggtgaggggttggggggagggggtgaggtggagggagagggaagaggatATGGTGCCTATGATGGGGGGgtatgatggtggtggtgagagggttgggtggagggagaagggggcgtatgtggttgggggggtgaggaagaggaggtgagagGTTTGTTTCGGGGTATCTAATCAGATGTCGTAAGAAGTAGGGTTTTACCCAGCCGAAGACTATGTATGGTAATAAGTTTTCATTATCTCTCTGGCCAGTCACCAGATTTGCTCCAATGTGTGGACTGTCATGCATGGCTTGTAAGGTGGTTTCCACCGTCGTCGTCTGTTTTCCTACAGCTCACGGGATGAAGATCGGCATGAACATCGTGGCAACCTAGCCTTCAGAGACGGTCAATTATACGTTGTATTTCGACTAGGCTCTGCTGCCCAATGTGTCTTGCATGATGGCTGCAACATAACTACCCGCTGAGGTTGGTAATAGGGGCTAAGCCGGGAATAATTAGGACCGTACCTTAGGCAGAGAGAGCTTTGACTGGACCAACGGAGCTGCCGCCTGAAAGCTACGAGAATGGTTTAGTGAGCATTGCTCCTTGAACCCAACATATGCGGCGGCTGCCTGCACATCAATTGATCTTCATGATTGATAAAGAACCGACTTTTCCTCTgattctccagctcatctcagcaccacctccataCTGTTCAACATGGGGATCGATTCCATTCCAACAGAGGTCCTGGACCTCATTTTTGACTGCCTTGAAAAGGAAAAGCCTGACAAAATGAATCGATACCGTCATCTTGGAGCAGCGGTGAGGCCAGAAAGCCTCCGAAACGCCCGTCTAGTCTGTCGCCAATGGAACGCTCTTGCAACAAAGCATCTCTTCCGAACCATCGCTCTCATGCACAACGGAAACGACAAGGCATTCGACACGTGGAAGCAAATTGTCAACAGTCCGGCCGTACAGCAAGCTGCCCGTGAAGCCGAGATTTACAGTGTCCGCCCGCCACCACGCAGCTATTACCGCCAACTAGAGCGCGATTATGAAACATGGTGTTCGTGGGACTCGGGAGACTGGCCCGAGTTCGTGACAGCGATTCAAGGCCTCGGAAGCTTGCCCAACCTCCGGGCTGTCAACATTCGCTTCACAGAAGGGTGTGAAGGCGTCGAGAAAAGCGGCTACCGTGAAGAAATCGTGGAAACCTTTTCTACCCGGATGCACACAATTGAGAACGTGTTCAAAGCGATCCAACGGCGGAAATCCCGTGCCAACCAAgtcatcacccccatcacatcTCTCACCATCGAGAACCTGCAAAATATGCCGTTCACCGAGTTTTTGGAAACCGGCCTCTTCCGCTCGGTCATCGAGGACATCACAGAGCTGCGTCTTTTGGTCGCTCAGGAGGATCACGACGACGGCCCCGACTACGACCTGTACTATGACGAGCGTTTCACCTTTGAGCCCTGGCTTCAGGAGGAGTTCCTCCCCTGTTTCGCCAGCCGGCTCACATCGCTCAACATAACTTTCGGCGAGTGCTGGGGGGTTGCCCCCGGGTATTTTGATGGAAAGGGTCTGCATTTCCCCAATCTCAAAACGCTGATATTGGGGGAGTATGTCATTGGCCACCACGACCAGTTCGACTGGGTTCCAGCCCAAACTACGCTCGAAACACTTTGCCTGAACCGATGTATGATTGTCTCGTACTTGGAATACGCCAGCGACGACATCGAGAAGTGGAACGACCTTACCACCCATGACTGGAAGTTTGTCGCGGAtcggggaagaggttggaccCTTCGCCAGTTTGACGGTGCTTGGGAAGTGGTTTTTGATGCCATACGGATAAGACTCCCCAATCTTGTTCAATTTCGTATGGAGCATGCAAAGTTGAATGATGTCGCCGGCCGAGGTTTACGCTCGGTAGATGATATGGACTGCTGCCTCTCGGCAAAGAGATATGTCCGTTTCTCATCTGGTACGATCTCACCCTGGCAAGAATCAGACAGCGATGGCCACATGGATATCGagttggggggtgaggaCGAGGCGGAGTGTTCCGTAGTTAACCGGGCAATGGAGACGCAGGAGGGAGACATGAGGGCATTCAAGGAGCTCCTTCAAGCAGTTGAAgaaagggcgaggaggcggttgTGAGCCAATGTCGTTCACTGAAAGTACCAGTAAGCAGCACAATGTACGGACAAGCATGCGCTGCCCTACTACCTACATGCTACGTACCTGCTACCTACCTGCTCGATGATaacatcatcaacttctGAGCATACCGGTCCATTCAGGCAATGAAATGAAACACGCAAAGGCGTTGGGTTAGCCTCGTGGTTATCGTTGGTCTGAGCCTGATGTTATGGGATGATATCCGGTTTAGGGTTATTTGGGCGATTGACATAGGAGACTTGCGCTTGACGTGGGAGGCGGGAGGCTAAGAGAGACACGAGGAGATACGAGGAAGTTCGGACGGTTCTAGTGGACATTTCGCATGCTTTGTAGGGGAGGTCCGGAGGTTTGAGAGGTGTAAGAAGGCGTCGTGGGCCGTGTTTTTcattttcctttcttttcttctttatccGACAAGTCAATCTTTTACCCTGTGACCCACGCCTGTACCCAGTCGTGGGCCCTTAATACCTGGTGAAAACCTACACAATTGCTGTAACATATTCGGTCATACTACAGATTTCCAGGCTCTTGCATTAATCCTGGGCATATGAAGGTATTGAGCTTCAGCTCTGTCAATGCTGTCTTTGTCTTGACCTGGGGGCTTACAAACCGTTGAATACAGTATAGGATCCAAAAAGGTATTAATTCTGGTATTACACGAGGGAAAGTCCCTAGCTAGCCCGATAAAGCCGAACCTCGTAGCTTAGGTCCCACTGCCAAGGTGATAATTTGCCTAATAGCGGGTCCGTTTGACCAATTTGACACAAACCCAGGGTTAGCAGTGAAATGCACGTTCCAGGTCATTCCGAAAGACACCTCCAACCCTGAGACAAATCATCCAATCGGACTTATTCGACCAGTTGATCGACATGGAACCCGTCCAACGTCGCATACCTTGTTCACAGCAACATATCATCTTGGAATTAGCCCCCCAACTCGCAACAAAATGGCAGCCATAGCCCGGATCACGGCTTTTGCAAAAACCACTCGACTTGCGCCTTGTCCTCCACGAACCatggcaacatcaaccacaagTACCAAACCCGACTGGTCCCCGGAGAAATATCTCCGCTTCGAAGCTCCCCGTGGCAGGCCCATCAACGACTTGATCTCATTCCTCTCCCGCTCCGG encodes the following:
- a CDS encoding hypothetical protein (COG:S; EggNog:ENOG503P5M7); this translates as MGIDSIPTEVLDLIFDCLEKEKPDKMNRYRHLGAAVRPESLRNARLVCRQWNALATKHLFRTIALMHNGNDKAFDTWKQIVNSPAVQQAAREAEIYSVRPPPRSYYRQLERDYETWCSWDSGDWPEFVTAIQGLGSLPNLRAVNIRFTEGCEGVEKSGYREEIVETFSTRMHTIENVFKAIQRRKSRANQVITPITSLTIENLQNMPFTEFLETGLFRSVIEDITELRLLVAQEDHDDGPDYDLYYDERFTFEPWLQEEFLPCFASRLTSLNITFGECWGVAPGYFDGKGLHFPNLKTLILGEYVIGHHDQFDWVPAQTTLETLCLNRCMIVSYLEYASDDIEKWNDLTTHDWKFVADRGRGWTLRQFDGAWEVVFDAIRIRLPNLVQFRMEHAKLNDVAGRGLRSVDDMDCCLSAKRYVRFSSGTISPWQESDSDGHMDIELGGEDEAECSVVNRAMETQEGDMRAFKELLQAVEERARRRLQ
- a CDS encoding hypothetical protein (COG:S; EggNog:ENOG503P0PN); the encoded protein is MYVNKIEAQPPPPPRHYNPPPPTRRPTNPYDVDETRSNHVKFPGEYYSYGYGAPPRPSTEYAGHGPRGRSPTPPPLSTYSRPAAGRTNYTRPSTRRTHHTVTNTRYTSPVRERDRRDLSPASPTYSPAYSPTSPVLAPVHPRRSSIEYIRVPEYPVEQRKTEFIVEKRRDAASSAEEAEWDYKRVPRRKRTRDERDDGNLDEEDLVLMGMWETDAGFESGPTRNPVARGPYSFVPPSASKDPLGDVGKLSDDDSLDTTEQDIEAAERLTGTAYQVLESGYTGDGMIGGQHGAQLVITPGERVQHQPVFRWIHFSHKSMDFDNFATTRLLGLTKSERQGVADLIARVKRQGIKQIQTSNGSYVRHMEPKFLQMPVPFDPSLKEQSFANRTVTWICLPYFSLEKYSGLLAAENASSFPVQTLLQAQFSRATKDRDMQQAARQLKGAPAELCFHIAQLWCIVVDNCRFYLALLLTCGRMPFDALCGNNIHRVTKTAQEISTLKPAARVFIRYQNNIVWALPIEECGSWFSFMAHFLEFWPRTLNFFYYKRPVKPDEWPWITKLASRSRAGILLEMQIGHKPALPSPMGLSSLKREERDDEVQFSASKQPDDSSQRKTVRITIPREGKETAESKSNSAFAVFTCLDGVSNSGIGGINYDVFEDYFVQVDQYLLNKTARQDQKAYSELRQSKRRDVYKLLEEEGGKGKEESPPSEREKKIYESRVSFFNKADIVFKFFFPSELEVPTVDRFWGIVLSLIEHPTLEPEDPVEPRSKEISKAKRSLQMEKLARQRNEVTKTLDRQIAALSSFNATFSAASPKDLEQVHTPWLLVDAWIHILLGLAISPKNTTRSEFLLDSGLSSLRQGTDTMIQSVASSFERTLFDRSVILPTDLFSLISMQLLKDITPALPDISETYSSYLDTIESDITTKPSTRTHEYKLGRLKQEVSIIQWTVAWQRSIFDAMSQSSTRNWRMQPRPPHASHRGMYTYTQLPSPDITVSTHGYRQLLIDEIINFTDRRDKEFSELRSHASHLEEFNRNKLDTTRDRQERAIYAFTIVTIVFLPLSSIASIFGMNSADVRDMELGQWAYWVTAVPVTVGVVLVGLWWTGEMGGFVRTGMEWVRGWGEGVRWREREEDMVPMMGGYDGGGERVGWREKGAYVVGGVRKRR